The following proteins are encoded in a genomic region of Rhodanobacteraceae bacterium:
- the era gene encoding GTPase Era → MTTTLFRSGHAALVGRPNVGKSSLLNVFVGAHLGAVSAKPHTTRQRLLGVRTFDDGQIAFLDTPGMQRRRPTAVHKAMDRAVDQAFAAVDVVALVIEAGVWKAGDSDALERAKETGLPVALIVNKIDLVKDKTQLLPFIDKVSRRHDFAAILLVGARKELGTEDACKRLVALLPEREALYDPDTLTDRSERHLAGELVREQLMRQLGEEVPYACAVEVEAFTIEGHMRRIVATIWVERDGQKAIVIGEGGERLKHIGTQARMEMEKLFDGRVHLELWVKVRPDWSDNERVLKQLGFD, encoded by the coding sequence GCCACGCCGCCCTCGTCGGCCGCCCGAACGTCGGCAAGTCCAGCCTGCTCAATGTGTTCGTCGGCGCGCACCTCGGCGCGGTGTCGGCCAAGCCGCACACCACGCGCCAGCGCCTGCTCGGCGTGCGCACTTTCGACGACGGCCAGATCGCCTTCCTCGACACGCCCGGGATGCAGCGCCGCCGGCCGACCGCGGTGCACAAGGCGATGGATCGTGCCGTCGACCAGGCGTTTGCAGCGGTCGACGTGGTTGCGCTGGTGATCGAGGCCGGCGTGTGGAAGGCCGGCGACAGCGATGCGCTGGAGCGGGCCAAGGAAACCGGTTTGCCGGTGGCGCTGATCGTCAACAAGATCGACCTGGTCAAGGACAAGACCCAGCTGCTGCCGTTCATCGACAAGGTCAGCCGCAGGCACGACTTCGCCGCAATCTTGCTGGTCGGCGCGCGCAAGGAACTGGGCACCGAAGACGCCTGCAAACGGCTGGTCGCACTGTTGCCCGAACGCGAGGCGCTGTACGACCCCGATACCCTGACCGACCGCAGCGAACGCCATCTGGCAGGCGAACTGGTGCGCGAACAGTTGATGCGCCAGCTCGGCGAGGAAGTGCCCTATGCCTGCGCGGTGGAGGTCGAGGCCTTCACGATCGAGGGCCACATGCGCCGAATCGTCGCGACTATCTGGGTCGAGCGCGACGGCCAGAAGGCGATCGTGATCGGCGAGGGCGGCGAACGCCTCAAGCACATCGGCACCCAGGCACGGATGGAGATGGAGAAGCTGTTCGACGGCCGCGTGCACCTGGAACTGTGGGTCAAGGTGCGCCCGGACTGGAGCGACAACGAGCGCGTGCTCAAGCAACTCGGCTTCGATTGA
- a CDS encoding glycogen-debranching protein yields the protein MTKTLRLRGAVAACLLFLLLCVGGVASAAINTHNLGAKYDATQANINFRVYSSRATRIEVWIYKTAKGAQPVVRYTLTKDAATSVWSKTASVATLKNSYGLTGTVYYGYRAWGPNWPYNSAWVKGSSTGFISDVDAQGNRFNPNKLLLDPYAVEMSHDPNSAGCTDGTIYASGATHRTKDSGPCAPKGIVLAPPTNSFGTKPTRALKDDIVYEVHVRGLTRNDTSVPAAQRGTYAGAALKAAHLASLGVTAVEFLPVQETQNDTNDDVASTAGDNYWGYMTLNYFAPDRRYSYDKTPGGPTREFRSMVKAFHDAGIKVYVDVVYNHTGEGGAWGGSDGLTVYNIQSFRGLDNPTYYSLTADLQYSWDNTGVGGNYNTKNPIAQNLIVDSLAYWRDTLGLDGYRFDLASVLGNTCQHGCFNFDKMDSANALNRIVNEITPRPDAGGSGVDLIAEPWAIGGNSYQVGGFPWRWAEWNGKYRDALRKKQNQLGVETVLLSELASRFAGSSDLYGDDGRKPWHSINFMAAHDGFTLRDLYAYNSKQNNQAWPYGPSDGGDDNNHSWDQGGIILDQRKAARTGMAFMLLSAGVPMFNGGDEFLRTQFGNNNAYNLDSAANWLDWSWDTHETNFRTYTQRLIAFRKAHPALRPQNFYVGNDTNGNVMEQLRWFKPDGGVADTAYFTNASNHAIAWRIDGTEFGDSTSAIYIAYNGWSGNVNFTLPWPGAGKQWYRVTDTATWNEGTNTVVNPGSEALIGGEWTVYGMQGRSLLVLIAK from the coding sequence ATGACCAAGACCTTGCGTCTGCGCGGCGCCGTTGCCGCCTGCCTGCTGTTCCTGCTGCTCTGCGTGGGCGGTGTCGCCTCGGCGGCGATCAACACGCACAACCTCGGGGCGAAGTACGACGCCACCCAGGCCAACATCAATTTCCGCGTCTATTCCTCGCGTGCCACGCGCATCGAGGTGTGGATCTACAAGACCGCCAAGGGCGCACAGCCGGTCGTCCGCTACACCCTCACCAAGGATGCCGCCACCAGCGTGTGGTCGAAGACGGCATCGGTCGCCACCCTCAAGAACAGCTACGGCCTGACCGGCACGGTCTACTACGGCTACCGCGCCTGGGGCCCGAACTGGCCGTACAACAGCGCCTGGGTCAAGGGCAGCAGCACCGGCTTCATCAGCGACGTCGATGCGCAGGGCAACCGCTTCAACCCGAACAAGCTGCTGCTCGATCCCTATGCGGTGGAGATGAGCCACGATCCGAACAGCGCCGGCTGCACCGATGGCACCATTTACGCCAGCGGCGCCACTCATCGCACCAAGGACTCGGGCCCCTGCGCGCCCAAGGGCATCGTGCTCGCGCCGCCGACCAACTCCTTCGGCACCAAGCCGACCCGCGCGCTGAAAGACGACATCGTCTACGAAGTGCATGTCCGCGGGCTCACCAGGAACGACACCAGTGTGCCGGCGGCGCAGCGCGGCACCTACGCTGGCGCGGCGCTGAAGGCCGCGCACCTGGCGAGCCTGGGCGTCACCGCGGTCGAGTTCCTGCCGGTGCAGGAGACCCAGAACGACACCAACGACGACGTGGCCTCCACCGCCGGCGACAATTACTGGGGCTACATGACCCTGAACTACTTCGCGCCGGACCGCCGCTACAGCTACGACAAGACACCGGGCGGCCCGACCCGCGAGTTCCGTTCGATGGTCAAGGCCTTCCACGACGCCGGCATCAAGGTCTACGTCGACGTGGTCTACAACCACACCGGCGAGGGCGGCGCCTGGGGCGGCAGCGACGGCCTGACGGTCTACAACATCCAGAGCTTCCGCGGCCTCGACAACCCGACCTACTACTCGCTGACCGCGGACCTGCAGTACAGCTGGGACAACACCGGCGTCGGCGGCAACTACAACACGAAGAATCCGATCGCGCAGAACCTGATCGTCGACTCGCTGGCCTACTGGCGCGACACCCTCGGCCTCGATGGCTACCGTTTCGACCTCGCCAGCGTGCTCGGCAACACCTGCCAGCACGGCTGCTTCAACTTCGACAAGATGGACAGCGCCAACGCGCTGAACCGCATCGTCAACGAGATCACGCCGCGCCCGGATGCCGGCGGCAGTGGCGTCGACCTGATCGCCGAGCCCTGGGCGATCGGCGGCAACAGCTACCAGGTCGGCGGCTTCCCGTGGCGCTGGGCCGAGTGGAACGGCAAGTACCGCGACGCGCTGCGCAAGAAGCAGAACCAGCTGGGCGTCGAAACCGTGCTGCTCAGCGAACTGGCCAGCCGTTTTGCCGGATCGTCTGACCTTTATGGCGACGACGGCCGCAAGCCCTGGCACTCGATCAACTTCATGGCCGCGCACGACGGCTTCACCCTGCGCGACCTGTACGCCTACAACAGCAAGCAGAACAATCAGGCCTGGCCCTACGGCCCGTCCGATGGCGGCGACGACAACAACCACAGCTGGGACCAGGGCGGGATCATCCTCGACCAGCGCAAGGCCGCGCGCACCGGCATGGCCTTCATGCTGCTCTCCGCCGGCGTGCCGATGTTCAATGGCGGCGATGAGTTCCTGCGCACCCAGTTCGGCAACAACAATGCCTACAACCTGGATTCCGCGGCGAACTGGCTGGACTGGTCCTGGGACACTCACGAGACCAACTTCCGCACCTACACCCAGCGCCTGATCGCCTTCCGCAAGGCGCATCCGGCGCTGCGTCCGCAGAACTTCTACGTCGGCAACGACACCAATGGCAACGTGATGGAGCAGTTGCGCTGGTTCAAGCCCGACGGTGGCGTCGCCGACACCGCCTACTTCACCAATGCCAGCAACCATGCGATCGCCTGGCGCATCGACGGCACCGAGTTCGGCGACAGCACCAGCGCGATCTACATCGCCTACAACGGCTGGAGCGGCAACGTGAACTTCACCCTGCCGTGGCCCGGCGCCGGCAAGCAGTGGTACCGCGTGACCGACACCGCCACCTGGAACGAAGGCACCAACACCGTGGTCAACCCGGGCAGCGAGGCGCTGATCGGCGGCGAATGGACCGTCTACGGCATGCAGGGGCGCTCGCTGCTGGTGTTGATTGCGAAGTAG